One segment of Cetobacterium sp. NK01 DNA contains the following:
- a CDS encoding AtpZ/AtpI family protein yields MHYFSLLGFLGFVIIGNIGIFILIYKLIEKYFFKSTPLFIFFVIVGVFSAFYNAYKLIMKK; encoded by the coding sequence ATGCATTATTTTTCACTATTAGGATTTCTAGGGTTTGTAATAATTGGAAATATAGGGATTTTTATTTTGATCTACAAATTAATAGAAAAATATTTTTTTAAAAGCACACCATTATTTATTTTTTTCGTTATAGTAGGTGTATTTAGTGCATTTTATAACGCTTATAAATTGATAATGAAAAAATAG
- a CDS encoding Gx transporter family protein, whose protein sequence is MTDKRRRYLTAFVLLALYLSLIETLVPKPFPWMKLGLANIATIIALEKFDDKMAIEILLLRIFIQGMMLGTLFSPSFIISLTSGGASTLLTILLFKYRKNLSLIAICISGAFVHNLTQLIVVYFLLFRSISIMSKSIFIFIWGFLFMGCISGIITGYICEKLQLRRER, encoded by the coding sequence ATGACAGATAAAAGAAGGAGATATTTGACAGCTTTTGTGTTATTAGCTCTTTACTTATCATTGATAGAAACGTTAGTACCAAAACCTTTTCCTTGGATGAAGTTAGGATTAGCAAATATTGCAACAATTATAGCTTTAGAAAAGTTCGATGATAAAATGGCAATAGAGATTTTATTACTTAGAATTTTTATTCAAGGAATGATGTTGGGAACTCTTTTTTCACCAAGTTTTATAATAAGTTTAACTTCAGGAGGGGCTAGTACCCTCTTGACCATTTTATTATTTAAATATCGAAAAAATCTATCTTTGATAGCTATTTGTATAAGTGGTGCTTTTGTGCATAATTTGACACAGTTAATAGTTGTTTATTTTTTGCTTTTTAGAAGCATTAGTATAATGAGTAAATCAATATTTATATTTATTTGGGGATTTTTATTTATGGGATGTATTTCAGGAATTATAACAGGGTACATATGTGAAAAATTACAACTTAGAAGGGAGAGATGA
- the glmM gene encoding phosphoglucosamine mutase: MRKYFGTDGIRGEANKELTVELALKLGYALGYTLKKQYPDKKRIRVIMGSDTRRSGYMLRSALTAGLNSMGINIDFVGVIPTPGVAYLTEKSTAKAGIMISASHNPAKDNGIKIFWEDGYKLPDEVELQIEALMDNVEEITKDPIAGDEVGRFTYAEDEYYLYRDHVISTVKGDFSGMKIILDAANGSAYRVAKEVFLALGAEIVIINDAPNGKNINVRCGSTHPEILSKVVMGYEADLGLAYDGDADRLIAVDKNGNIIDGDKIIAVLALGMKNRGELKRNQVVTTVMSNMGFENYLLNKGVNLIRANVGDRYVLEKMKELNVNIGGEQSGHIILSDFGTTGDGVLTSVKLVEAIRDSGKSLDELVNEIVDWPQLLINVRVDNSKKNLWNKNEVIVKYIEEKEKEMAGLGRVLVRTSGTEPIVRVMVEGKEMETVDRVAKEIAAVVEKELV, from the coding sequence ATGAGAAAATATTTTGGAACAGATGGAATAAGAGGAGAAGCTAATAAAGAGTTAACAGTAGAGTTGGCATTAAAATTAGGATATGCATTGGGATATACGCTAAAAAAACAGTATCCAGATAAGAAAAGAATAAGAGTAATAATGGGATCTGATACAAGAAGATCAGGATATATGTTAAGATCAGCATTAACAGCAGGTTTAAACTCTATGGGAATAAATATAGATTTTGTAGGAGTTATTCCAACTCCAGGAGTTGCTTATTTAACAGAGAAAAGTACGGCAAAAGCAGGAATAATGATATCAGCTTCTCATAATCCAGCAAAAGACAACGGAATAAAAATATTTTGGGAAGATGGGTACAAACTTCCTGATGAAGTAGAATTACAAATAGAAGCATTGATGGATAATGTAGAAGAAATAACAAAAGATCCTATAGCGGGAGATGAAGTAGGAAGATTTACATACGCAGAGGATGAGTATTACTTATATAGAGATCATGTAATTTCAACAGTAAAAGGTGATTTTTCAGGAATGAAAATCATATTAGATGCAGCTAATGGATCAGCATATAGAGTAGCAAAAGAAGTATTTTTAGCTTTAGGAGCAGAGATAGTAATAATAAATGATGCTCCAAACGGTAAAAATATAAATGTAAGATGTGGATCGACACATCCAGAGATATTATCTAAAGTAGTTATGGGCTATGAAGCGGACTTAGGATTAGCATATGATGGAGACGCAGATAGATTAATAGCAGTGGATAAAAATGGAAATATAATAGATGGAGATAAGATTATTGCTGTACTAGCTTTAGGAATGAAAAATAGAGGAGAATTAAAAAGGAATCAAGTTGTAACAACAGTAATGAGTAACATGGGATTTGAAAATTATTTATTAAATAAAGGTGTAAACTTAATAAGAGCTAATGTAGGAGATAGATATGTTCTTGAAAAAATGAAAGAGCTTAATGTAAATATAGGTGGAGAACAATCAGGGCATATAATATTATCAGACTTTGGAACTACAGGAGATGGAGTACTAACATCAGTTAAATTGGTAGAGGCAATAAGAGACTCAGGAAAATCATTAGATGAATTAGTTAATGAGATTGTAGATTGGCCTCAATTATTAATAAATGTAAGAGTAGATAATAGTAAAAAAAATCTATGGAATAAAAATGAAGTAATTGTTAAATATATAGAAGAAAAAGAAAAAGAAATGGCAGGATTAGGTAGAGTGCTAGTAAGAACATCAGGAACAGAACCAATAGTAAGAGTAATGGTTGAAGGAAAAGAGATGGAAACAGTTGATAGAGTGGCAAAAGAGATTGCTGCAGTTGTTGAAAAAGAATTAGTTTAG
- a CDS encoding LA_2272 family surface repeat-containing protein, giving the protein MKKKLVTGLLGLSLASFGAESLELGLLSPTQLKGPQTSVKGVRLGLIYTENQNVEGLDVNIIANKKQNFKGLSIGSFYDRTEGNFEGAKLGWFFLPLTFNSVGGNMTGVQLGLVNMVGHNTKGVQVGGANFTGTGTGVQFGFFNKAKQIKGLQLGFVNMAENLQGLQIGLVNMADNSELFEVLPLLNFNFRF; this is encoded by the coding sequence ATGAAGAAGAAATTAGTAACAGGGCTATTAGGATTATCACTAGCTTCTTTTGGAGCTGAAAGTTTAGAGTTAGGGCTTTTATCACCTACACAGTTAAAAGGACCACAAACAAGTGTAAAAGGTGTAAGATTGGGATTGATTTACACTGAAAATCAAAATGTAGAAGGTTTAGATGTAAATATAATAGCAAATAAAAAACAAAATTTTAAAGGACTATCAATAGGATCTTTTTATGATAGAACAGAAGGGAATTTTGAAGGAGCTAAATTAGGTTGGTTTTTTCTTCCGTTAACTTTTAATAGTGTTGGTGGAAATATGACAGGAGTACAACTTGGTTTAGTAAATATGGTAGGACATAATACAAAAGGAGTTCAGGTAGGAGGGGCTAACTTTACAGGAACAGGGACAGGAGTACAATTTGGATTTTTTAATAAAGCAAAACAAATTAAAGGATTACAATTAGGTTTTGTAAATATGGCAGAAAATTTACAAGGGCTACAAATTGGACTTGTAAATATGGCAGATAATAGTGAATTGTTTGAAGTATTACCATTATTAAACTTTAACTTTAGATTTTAA
- the purB gene encoding adenylosuccinate lyase — MNKEIYSNPLAERYSSKEMLEIFSPKFKFSTWRKLWYVLAETEKELGLDISDEQLAEMKANINNIDYELANEMEKKFRHDVMAHVHTFGTAAPKAMPIIHLGATSAYVGDNTDLIQIKEALNVLKKKIINVMDGLAKFSYEYKDLPTLGFTHFQAAQLTTVGKRATLWLQSLVLDLEELEFRQDTLRFRGVKGTTGTQASFQELFNGDYQKVKELDEKVAEKMGFNKRFLVTGQTYDRKIDSEVSNLLGNIAQSAHKFTNDLRLLQHLKEIEEPFEKNQIGSSAMAYKRNPMRSERISSLAKFVIALQQSTAMTASTQWFERTLDDSANKRLALPQAFLAIDAILIIWKNILEGLVVYPKMIEKHIMAELPFMSTEYIIMEGVKKGGDRQELHELIRVHSMEAGKQVKVEGLENDLIERILNDSSFDIDREKLMEILDPKNFIGFAPEQVVDFLNSEVNPILEKNKELLGMDTDLKV, encoded by the coding sequence ATGAACAAAGAAATTTATTCGAATCCTTTAGCAGAAAGATATAGCTCGAAGGAAATGCTAGAAATATTTTCACCAAAATTTAAATTTTCAACTTGGAGAAAATTATGGTATGTATTGGCTGAAACTGAAAAAGAACTAGGTCTTGATATATCAGATGAACAATTAGCAGAAATGAAAGCTAATATAAATAATATTGATTATGAACTAGCAAATGAGATGGAGAAGAAATTTAGACATGATGTAATGGCTCATGTACATACATTTGGAACAGCGGCGCCAAAAGCTATGCCTATAATTCACTTAGGAGCAACAAGTGCTTATGTTGGAGATAATACAGATTTAATACAAATAAAAGAAGCTTTAAATGTATTAAAGAAAAAAATAATAAATGTAATGGATGGATTAGCTAAATTTTCTTATGAATATAAAGATTTACCTACATTGGGATTTACACATTTTCAAGCAGCTCAATTGACAACTGTTGGTAAAAGAGCAACTCTTTGGTTACAAAGTTTAGTTTTAGATTTAGAAGAGTTAGAATTTAGACAGGATACACTTAGATTTAGAGGAGTTAAAGGAACAACTGGAACTCAAGCATCTTTCCAAGAGTTATTTAATGGAGATTATCAAAAAGTAAAAGAATTAGATGAAAAAGTAGCAGAAAAAATGGGATTCAATAAGAGATTTTTAGTTACAGGACAAACTTATGATAGAAAAATAGATTCAGAAGTATCTAATCTATTAGGAAATATTGCACAATCAGCTCATAAATTTACAAATGATTTAAGACTATTACAGCATTTAAAAGAGATAGAGGAACCATTTGAAAAAAATCAAATTGGATCATCTGCAATGGCATATAAAAGAAATCCAATGAGAAGTGAAAGAATCTCTTCCTTAGCAAAGTTTGTAATAGCTTTACAACAAAGTACAGCAATGACTGCTTCAACACAATGGTTTGAAAGAACACTTGATGATTCAGCAAATAAAAGATTAGCTTTACCTCAAGCATTTTTAGCTATTGATGCAATTCTTATTATTTGGAAAAATATATTAGAAGGATTAGTTGTATATCCTAAAATGATAGAAAAGCATATAATGGCAGAACTTCCATTTATGTCTACAGAATACATAATAATGGAAGGAGTAAAAAAAGGTGGAGATAGACAAGAACTTCATGAGTTAATAAGAGTTCACTCAATGGAAGCTGGAAAACAAGTTAAAGTTGAAGGTCTTGAAAATGATTTAATAGAAAGAATTTTAAATGATTCATCTTTTGATATAGATAGAGAAAAATTAATGGAAATTTTAGACCCTAAAAACTTTATTGGATTTGCACCAGAACAGGTAGTGGATTTCTTAAACTCTGAAGTAAATCCTATTCTTGAAAAAAATAAAGAATTATTAGGAATGGATACAGACTTAAAGGTGTAA
- the rplS gene encoding 50S ribosomal protein L19: MKEKLIQLVEQNYLRNDIPEFKAGDTIGVYYKVVEGNKERIQLFEGVVIRVNGGGIAKTFTVRKVTGGVGVERIIPVNSPMIDKIEVLKIGKVRRSKLYYLRGLSGKKARIKEIRK, encoded by the coding sequence ATGAAAGAAAAATTAATCCAATTAGTAGAGCAAAACTACTTAAGAAACGACATTCCAGAATTCAAAGCTGGAGATACTATCGGAGTTTACTACAAAGTTGTAGAGGGTAACAAAGAAAGAATACAGTTATTCGAAGGAGTAGTAATCAGAGTAAACGGTGGAGGAATTGCAAAAACTTTCACAGTTAGAAAAGTAACTGGAGGAGTTGGAGTAGAGAGAATTATTCCTGTAAACTCACCTATGATCGACAAAATTGAAGTTTTAAAGATCGGAAAAGTAAGAAGATCAAAACTTTACTACTTAAGAGGACTTTCTGGAAAGAAAGCAAGAATCAAAGAGATCAGAAAGTAA
- a CDS encoding toxin-antitoxin system YwqK family antitoxin, translated as MKKRWVITFLIAYTVLYNLSFSNSRKESINKKMLKNQIVYISNETSPFTGELVGNGIKEQYENGIKNGFFQGFFQEKNEKFIYEGRYVNGIKHGVWTIKYLNGNTKGVLRYNYDKPNGQWTYFYPNNNMEGYENIEDGILHGKVVKYGNGGELLTKIEYFHGLLEGEAVFFYKGEILETLTNFKLGKINGGIKIFGIDGAQILEGEYRNDKREGQWRFFYKSGDIKTIVNYKNGLKDGEVIIYDKAGLIAQKSKYKNGNEIDDNGKILKKNNELKDPIVDRFKKFNRSLKYEKYDKILSELE; from the coding sequence GTGAAAAAAAGATGGGTTATAACATTTTTGATTGCTTATACTGTATTATATAATCTTTCTTTTTCTAATTCGAGAAAAGAAAGTATAAATAAAAAAATGCTAAAAAACCAAATAGTTTACATATCTAATGAAACATCTCCTTTTACAGGAGAATTAGTAGGAAATGGAATAAAAGAACAATATGAAAATGGAATAAAAAATGGATTTTTTCAAGGGTTTTTTCAAGAGAAAAATGAAAAGTTTATTTATGAAGGCAGATATGTAAATGGAATAAAGCATGGCGTATGGACAATAAAATATTTAAATGGAAATACAAAAGGAGTCCTGAGATATAATTACGATAAACCAAATGGTCAATGGACATATTTTTATCCCAATAATAATATGGAAGGGTATGAAAATATAGAAGATGGAATTTTACATGGAAAAGTTGTAAAATATGGAAATGGAGGAGAGTTATTAACAAAGATAGAGTATTTTCATGGTCTTTTAGAGGGTGAAGCAGTTTTTTTCTATAAAGGAGAAATTTTAGAAACTTTAACAAATTTTAAATTAGGAAAAATTAATGGTGGAATAAAAATATTTGGAATTGATGGTGCTCAAATTTTAGAAGGCGAATATCGAAATGATAAAAGAGAAGGCCAGTGGAGATTTTTTTATAAAAGTGGAGATATAAAAACTATTGTAAATTATAAAAATGGATTGAAAGATGGTGAAGTAATAATTTACGATAAGGCTGGATTAATAGCTCAAAAGTCTAAGTATAAAAATGGGAATGAAATAGATGATAATGGGAAAATTTTGAAAAAAAACAATGAATTAAAAGATCCTATTGTTGATAGATTTAAAAAGTTTAATAGAAGTTTAAAATATGAAAAGTACGATAAAATATTAAGTGAATTGGAGTGA
- a CDS encoding ATP synthase subunit I — protein MDELKKIIKRGIITALVVLIYGVLSGNKYVYMGMFSGAILSVVGFYMICLDAKASLASNSPFKVGVIGYLKRYFLYGIFLALATKFYGFPMLVSGVIGLLNIKINILAITLFNNIKKFKSKYLK, from the coding sequence ATGGATGAGTTGAAAAAAATAATAAAACGTGGAATTATAACCGCATTAGTAGTTTTAATATACGGAGTGTTATCAGGAAACAAATATGTTTATATGGGAATGTTTTCAGGAGCAATTTTATCAGTAGTTGGGTTTTATATGATATGTCTTGACGCAAAAGCAAGTTTAGCTTCGAACTCTCCATTTAAAGTTGGAGTAATAGGATATTTAAAAAGATATTTTTTATACGGTATATTTTTAGCACTGGCTACAAAATTTTATGGTTTTCCAATGTTAGTTAGTGGAGTTATAGGATTACTAAATATTAAAATTAATATTTTAGCTATAACTTTATTTAACAATATAAAAAAGTTTAAATCTAAGTATTTAAAATAA
- a CDS encoding fimbria/pilus periplasmic chaperone, producing the protein MKLKKTAIGILYFLLTLMSYAFNFSVAPTRFEISLDKVNTNEITLINNTTSPMRLESFLENAPGYEKYSLNNYIKLYPKMVAIKPGGKQVVRFRVKPEASMTSGEYKSYVVFKEIPLKENKEEKMGKVDAQIKMITEVGISVYGYYGEINRGTNISNLKLSYNEKHSLFKIIVDSDSKGNSSELLKQKIEVLGAGGAVVNTIDSQLGRTERGGKSKIESSMKIENLKGKKVRVTIFDSEGKIITKKTTETL; encoded by the coding sequence ATGAAACTAAAGAAAACAGCGATAGGAATTTTATATTTTTTATTGACATTAATGAGTTATGCGTTTAATTTTAGCGTAGCTCCAACTAGATTTGAAATAAGTTTAGATAAAGTAAATACAAATGAAATAACATTGATAAACAATACCACAAGTCCTATGAGATTAGAGAGCTTTTTAGAAAATGCACCAGGATATGAAAAATATAGTTTAAATAATTATATAAAATTATATCCAAAGATGGTAGCTATTAAACCAGGAGGAAAACAAGTAGTAAGATTTAGAGTTAAACCTGAAGCAAGTATGACATCAGGAGAATATAAAAGCTATGTAGTGTTTAAAGAGATTCCTTTAAAAGAGAATAAAGAAGAGAAAATGGGAAAAGTTGATGCTCAAATAAAAATGATAACAGAAGTTGGAATCAGTGTTTATGGTTATTATGGGGAGATAAATAGAGGAACGAATATTTCTAATTTAAAACTTTCGTATAATGAAAAACATTCATTATTTAAAATAATTGTAGATTCAGATTCAAAAGGTAATAGCTCGGAACTATTAAAGCAAAAAATAGAAGTTTTAGGTGCAGGAGGAGCTGTAGTAAATACAATTGATTCTCAATTAGGTAGAACAGAAAGAGGGGGTAAATCTAAAATTGAGAGTTCAATGAAAATTGAAAACCTAAAAGGAAAGAAAGTTAGAGTAACTATATTTGATTCAGAAGGAAAAATAATAACTAAAAAAACAACAGAAACATTATAA
- the lepB gene encoding signal peptidase I yields MSRENLILNTIFYVILTAFFIYIFVKEKKIVAKIDKKRTIFEDYLVNKFKLNGKTSEKILRKTIKLIESLGSALILVLIIQKFYIGNFLVPTGSMIPTIIPKDRLFGNMVVYNFKAPEREDIIVFKEPIEDKVLYTKRLMGLPGEKVQIKYDKLFINGKKISDREYTPLGELSYNEWTVPKKGDVITIIPGQNYNETFEKENIDVAKVQNLLKENGAYVSQLLPDVKFLVNGVPTGMILDFIHDQEVLNKLLKGETVTKTLDEDYYLALGDNTNGSYDSRMWGFVKDSRIKGKALVRFWPLNRIGILK; encoded by the coding sequence ATGAGTAGAGAAAATTTAATTCTAAATACAATATTTTATGTAATTTTAACAGCTTTTTTTATATACATATTTGTTAAAGAAAAGAAAATAGTTGCTAAAATAGACAAAAAAAGAACAATATTTGAAGATTATCTTGTTAATAAATTTAAATTAAATGGTAAAACATCAGAAAAAATTCTAAGAAAAACAATTAAATTAATAGAGAGCTTAGGAAGCGCTTTAATTTTAGTATTAATTATTCAAAAATTTTATATAGGAAATTTTTTAGTACCGACAGGTTCAATGATACCAACAATCATTCCAAAAGATAGATTGTTTGGAAATATGGTAGTGTATAATTTTAAAGCTCCTGAAAGAGAGGACATAATTGTATTTAAAGAGCCGATAGAAGATAAAGTTTTATACACTAAAAGGTTAATGGGATTACCAGGAGAAAAAGTTCAAATAAAATATGATAAATTATTTATAAATGGAAAGAAAATATCAGATAGAGAATATACTCCTTTAGGTGAATTAAGTTATAACGAGTGGACTGTTCCTAAAAAAGGTGATGTTATAACAATTATTCCAGGTCAAAATTATAATGAAACTTTTGAGAAAGAAAATATTGATGTAGCAAAAGTTCAAAATTTATTGAAAGAAAATGGAGCTTATGTTTCACAGTTATTACCAGATGTAAAATTTCTAGTAAATGGTGTACCAACAGGAATGATTTTAGATTTTATACATGATCAAGAAGTTTTAAATAAACTTTTAAAAGGAGAAACTGTAACAAAAACTTTAGATGAGGATTATTATTTAGCTTTAGGAGATAATACAAACGGAAGTTATGACTCTAGAATGTGGGGATTTGTAAAAGATAGCAGGATAAAAGGAAAGGCTCTTGTTAGATTCTGGCCACTTAATAGAATAGGGATATTGAAATAA
- a CDS encoding DUF4402 domain-containing protein: MLKKILILLCVLNLVTFAKIHSDKSKINVNREIIGDWIQRIEYSTSTFKISGFGNRELSYKIENFGNIYFFDENGTIEELIKINNIELISSDGSANIDKNNQMINSSKGQCNLKVIATVNVNGNTRLGGKYRSKPITLVIRDGKEKNEEVEIEINLELNVIRRLRVSTTPMDLGVGVQGQKMSSNQGTHGYLKIEGEPNREVEISYPENVEIFNKNNSGSLKVKVYSPELGKKDDEDYEIRLTSRGEGRVTFVGEVRDTKKASPGNYSGELKIKVRYD, encoded by the coding sequence ATGCTAAAAAAAATATTGATATTACTGTGTGTTCTTAATTTAGTAACTTTTGCAAAAATACATTCAGATAAATCAAAAATAAATGTAAATAGAGAAATTATTGGAGATTGGATTCAACGTATAGAGTATTCAACAAGTACTTTTAAAATTAGTGGATTTGGAAATAGAGAACTATCTTATAAAATTGAAAATTTTGGAAATATATATTTTTTTGATGAAAACGGAACAATTGAAGAACTAATTAAAATAAATAATATAGAATTAATTTCTTCTGATGGCAGTGCAAATATAGATAAGAATAATCAAATGATAAATTCATCTAAAGGTCAATGTAATTTAAAAGTTATAGCAACTGTTAACGTAAATGGTAATACTAGATTAGGTGGAAAATATAGATCGAAACCAATAACTTTAGTAATACGTGATGGAAAAGAAAAAAATGAAGAGGTAGAGATAGAAATTAATCTTGAATTAAATGTTATAAGAAGATTAAGAGTTTCCACTACTCCAATGGATTTAGGTGTAGGTGTACAAGGCCAAAAAATGTCTTCTAACCAAGGGACTCATGGATATTTAAAAATAGAAGGAGAACCTAATAGAGAGGTTGAGATAAGTTATCCAGAAAATGTGGAAATATTTAATAAAAATAATAGTGGTAGTTTAAAAGTTAAAGTATATAGTCCCGAGTTAGGAAAAAAGGATGATGAAGATTATGAAATTAGATTAACATCTAGAGGAGAGGGAAGAGTTACATTTGTCGGAGAGGTAAGAGATACAAAAAAAGCTTCTCCTGGTAATTATAGTGGAGAGTTGAAAATAAAGGTAAGGTATGATTGA
- a CDS encoding class I SAM-dependent DNA methyltransferase, producing the protein MYYKNFSKVYDKFMQHCDYDQWADLVKEKIKESGVEGKKLLDLGCGTGETLLRLKDDFDCSGLDLSADMLTIANKKLKNKNVKLYLGDMREFNTGENYDIIVSLFDTVNHLTSLEDLDDLMKCIYSSLNPGGIYIFDVINREFIDNMFPGGVYYDDRKDMTIIWEHFRENELDIVEAVYFVKNRAGHYEKLKELYEKRIFEEFEIRKIVEKNNLNLLSIGKNDRIAGERFFYMVKK; encoded by the coding sequence ATGTATTATAAAAATTTTTCAAAAGTTTATGATAAATTTATGCAACATTGTGATTATGATCAATGGGCTGATTTAGTTAAAGAAAAGATAAAAGAGTCGGGAGTAGAAGGGAAAAAGTTATTAGATTTAGGTTGTGGTACAGGAGAAACTCTTTTAAGATTGAAAGATGATTTTGATTGCTCGGGATTAGATTTATCAGCAGATATGTTAACAATAGCTAATAAAAAACTAAAAAATAAGAATGTGAAGCTGTATTTAGGGGATATGAGAGAGTTTAATACAGGTGAAAACTATGACATAATAGTGTCACTTTTTGATACAGTGAACCATTTAACTTCATTAGAAGATTTAGATGATTTAATGAAGTGCATATACTCATCTTTGAATCCAGGAGGAATATATATATTTGATGTAATAAATAGAGAGTTTATAGATAATATGTTTCCTGGAGGAGTATATTATGATGATAGAAAGGATATGACTATTATTTGGGAACATTTTAGGGAAAATGAGCTAGATATTGTTGAAGCCGTATACTTTGTTAAAAATAGAGCAGGTCATTATGAAAAATTAAAAGAACTATATGAAAAGAGAATATTTGAAGAGTTCGAAATTAGAAAAATTGTTGAAAAAAATAATTTAAACTTGTTAAGTATTGGTAAAAATGATAGAATAGCAGGGGAAAGATTTTTTTACATGGTAAAAAAATAA
- a CDS encoding GNAT family N-acetyltransferase, with the protein MIIKIDNTNKEILEKISFLEKEIFPESYYSIITLQEMSLKKEYSIIVYDEDVKGYLILHDSYDVYEIMKIAVTTNFRNRKIGQELINFYLEEFNKNLLLEVRETNEIARKFYEKLGFVNIGKRKNYYSNGETAILMSLERN; encoded by the coding sequence ATGATTATAAAAATTGACAATACTAATAAAGAAATATTAGAAAAAATATCATTTCTAGAAAAAGAGATATTTCCAGAGAGCTATTACTCTATTATAACTTTACAAGAGATGAGTTTAAAAAAAGAATACTCAATAATAGTTTATGATGAAGATGTAAAGGGATATCTAATTTTACATGATTCATATGATGTTTATGAAATAATGAAAATTGCTGTAACAACTAATTTTAGAAATAGAAAAATTGGACAAGAACTAATAAATTTTTACTTAGAAGAGTTTAATAAGAATTTACTTTTAGAAGTTAGAGAAACTAATGAAATAGCAAGAAAATTTTACGAGAAATTAGGATTTGTAAATATAGGAAAAAGAAAAAATTATTACTCAAATGGAGAAACCGCAATTTTAATGTCGCTAGAAAGAAATTAA